From the genome of Rathayibacter sp. VKM Ac-2804:
GCGCGAGGTGTTCCTCGGCCGGATGGGCGGCCCGCTGTGGACCCGCCGGCCACGCGCCTGGTCGATCCCGAAGGGGCTGCACACGCCCGAGGAGGCACCGCTCGACGCCGCCCGGCGCGAGTTCGAGGAGGAGATCGGCGTCCCGGCCCCGGCGCTCGACTACGCCCTGCTCGGCTCGTACCGCCAGCGCTCCGGGAAGACCGTGACCGTCTTCGCCGCCGAGTGCCCCGACGAGATCGCGTTCGTCGCCAGCAACACCTTCGAGCTCGAGTGGCCGCGCGGCTCCGGAGTCGTCCGCGCCTACCCCGAGATCGAGAGGGCGGAGTGGCTCCCGATCGACCGGGCGCGCGAGGAGGTCACGGCCGGTCAGGT
Proteins encoded in this window:
- a CDS encoding NUDIX domain-containing protein, which codes for MTGPTSAGLLLHRLRNGEREVFLGRMGGPLWTRRPRAWSIPKGLHTPEEAPLDAARREFEEEIGVPAPALDYALLGSYRQRSGKTVTVFAAECPDEIAFVASNTFELEWPRGSGVVRAYPEIERAEWLPIDRAREEVTAGQVAALDDLERSVSAEQRPAQ